A genomic segment from Primulina eburnea isolate SZY01 unplaced genomic scaffold, ASM2296580v1 ctg1360_ERROPOS210268, whole genome shotgun sequence encodes:
- the LOC140820697 gene encoding uncharacterized protein isoform X2, translating to MASTACFMIVNKNDIPIYEAEKEDAAHLHQFILHAALDIVQDVAWTTSAMFLKAMDRFDDLVVLTCNCRTKTFGVIWKVYMED from the exons ATGGCAAGTACTGCGTGCTTCATGATAGTAAACAAAAATGATATCCCCATTTACGAAGCTGAG AAAGAGGATGCTGCTCATCTACACCAATTCATATTACATGCTGCTTTAGACATTGTTCAAGATGTGGCGTGGACTACAAGTGCTAT GTTTCTGAAAGCAATGGACAGATTTGATGATTTGGTGGTTCTTACATGTAACTGCAG GACCAAAACCTTCGGAGTTATATGGAAAGTATACATGGAAGATTGA
- the LOC140820696 gene encoding uncharacterized protein, whose translation MGKIIIVVATSGIAATLLPGGRTAHSRFQIPLKPTASTLCKIKKQTELSDLIRRASAIVLDEAPMENHYAFESVSKSFQDIMENQIEFGGKTMVFGGDFRQVLPVVKRGSKAEQIAASISRSTFRNCVKIIHLQQNMRSAQDIEFSQFLLCVGDGLQHTVNRDFIKLPDSIIIPWEGEQSIQVLIDSVFPNMLNHVNDENYMVDRAIITPKNVDVDTINQMLILKFLGDEKEYTSWDSVEDDNHNLFQEEFLNSLNPSGLPPHKIKLKVGSPVMLLRNVAPELGLCNGTILICRSLGRNFVDAEIITGPRKGTRFFLHRMPLKIEDNSGLPFELTRRQFPIRLSFALTINKAQGQTISNIGIFLRNHVFSHDQLYVALSTGVSQNSTKILVKDGNLERQYGVFTRNVVFKEVLLPNRER comes from the coding sequence ATgggtaaaataataattgtggtAGCAACATCTGGAATAGCTGCGACATTGTTGCCAGGTGGAAGAACTGCACATTCACGTTTTCAAATTCCACTTAAACCAACCGCATCAACactttgcaaaataaaaaaacagACAGAACTTTCAGATCTAATAAGGCGTGCATCAGCTATAGTATTGGACGAGGCTCCAATGGAAAATCACTATGCTTTTGAATCTGTCAGTAAGAGTTTCCAAGATATTATGGAAAATCAAATAGAATTTGGAGGGAAGACAATGGTTTTTGGTGGTGATTTTCGACAAGTGTTACCGGTTGTTAAACGAGGGTCAAAGGCAGAACAAATTGCTGCAAGTATTTCAAGGTCAACATTCCGGAATTGCGTAAAGATAATACACCTTCAACAGAATATGAGATCTGCTCAAGATATTGAGTTCTCGCAATTTCTCTTGTGCGTCGGTGATGGATTGCAACATACTGTAAATCGTGATTTCATAAAATTACCAGATTCAATTATCATACCATGGGAAGGTGAACAATCAATTCAGGTTTTGATTGATTCTGTTTTTCCTAATATGCTAAATCATGTTAACGATGAAAACTATATGGTTGATAGAGCAATCATCACACCAAAAAATGTTGATGTGGACACTATTAATCAAATGTTGATTCTCAAGTTTCTTGGAGACGAAAAAGAGTATACCTCTTGGGATAGTGTAGAAGACGACAATCACAACCTTTTTCAAGAAGAATTTTTGAATTCCCTTAATCCAAGTGGTTTGCCACCGCATAAAATCAAATTGAAAGTAGGAAGTCCTGTCATGCTCTTGAGAAATGTTGCGCCTGAACTTGGTCTATGCAATGGAACAATATTAATATGTCGCAGTCTTGGTAGAAATTTTGTAGATGCTGAGATCATAACAGGTCCTCGCAAGGGTACCAGATTCTTTCTACATAGAATGCCCTTGAAAATTGAAGATAATTCTGGATTACCATTTGAGTTGACACGTCGACAGTTTCCCATAAGGCTTAGTTTTGCTTTGACAATAAACAAAGCACAAGGTCAAACAATCTCAAATATTGGCATATTTTTGCGTAACCACGTGTTCAGCCACGATCAACTATATGTGGCACTTTCAACAGGAGTCTCACAAAATTCTACAAAAATCTTGGTAAAAGACGGGAATTTAGAGCGTCAATATGGTGTATTCACAAGAAACGTGGTTTTCAAAGAGGTATTGCTACCTAATAGAGAAAGATAA
- the LOC140820697 gene encoding uncharacterized protein isoform X1, with translation MASTACFMIVNKNDIPIYEAEVGTVPKKEDAAHLHQFILHAALDIVQDVAWTTSAMFLKAMDRFDDLVVLTCNCRTKTFGVIWKVYMED, from the exons ATGGCAAGTACTGCGTGCTTCATGATAGTAAACAAAAATGATATCCCCATTTACGAAGCTGAGGTTGGTACAGTTCCCAAA AAAGAGGATGCTGCTCATCTACACCAATTCATATTACATGCTGCTTTAGACATTGTTCAAGATGTGGCGTGGACTACAAGTGCTAT GTTTCTGAAAGCAATGGACAGATTTGATGATTTGGTGGTTCTTACATGTAACTGCAG GACCAAAACCTTCGGAGTTATATGGAAAGTATACATGGAAGATTGA